The following coding sequences lie in one Candoia aspera isolate rCanAsp1 chromosome 11, rCanAsp1.hap2, whole genome shotgun sequence genomic window:
- the PIEZO1 gene encoding LOW QUALITY PROTEIN: piezo-type mechanosensitive ion channel component 1 (The sequence of the model RefSeq protein was modified relative to this genomic sequence to represent the inferred CDS: deleted 1 base in 1 codon), translating into MELRVLCGVLYWLLLPLSLLAACLFRFNGLSLAYLVYLLLLPWFLGPTEETIKGHTGRLLRAVLGTSIVFLLAHLIFQICLYTVPSLDQLLGSNCSTWETLSQHIGVTRLDLNDIPNSMRLVAPDVGILLVSAICLGVCSRLQPARGTIPWSKASEQEEAAIDEGQSKPQGGADVLAPDSLRQRAQLAARLRVTAHGFLMVVGKILALVLLALAGITLPSAFSSVYYLLFVGLSTWWACHFSISHLAFNTLCVMVDVFAGGHLICLYGYQTPFMQKVFPPTGLWARLFGLKAIILPADCSQPNLLLLDVSLPWPVYVNPGILLLLYYVLATLVKLRRLHSCEQRDSESSTSEVLELENRSKRKDHLPEDAKPMLIQETEASGADPEDHTVHELEGTNHSAIQKQERHKEKLQLLHSLGHVVMKQSYVCALIAMMVWSITYHSWLTFVLLLWACLIWIVRNRHHFAMLCSPFILLYGITLCSLQYVWGMDLERELPTKVGFMPLEQLGLVRPPYPCLYLGAKLLYTLTFWLLVRQFVKEKLLKKKPVSAPLMEVTVTEAGPGPKRDVLKVLGSYVKGFYAKFWILVCAGMFIVVSFAGRLVVYKIVYMFLFLLFLTLFQVYYSLWRKLLKAFWWFVVAYTMLVLIAVYTFQFEDFPMYWRNLTHLTDEQLGDLGLEQFSVSELFSSIFIPGFFLLACILQLHYFHRPFMRITDLERIISPGKGEISGSQVLLPAEGGEAEDREPEDDIDASSEEGAPGKWGLVLERLLVLGKRFSDILGHIQVFVLRLLELHILKLVALYIIWVTLQEVSVMNFLLVVLWAFAVPYSRFCHMASCLSTIWACIIIVCKMLYQLKIVNPQDYANNCSLPLLNSTNLQPEEIGNSTLYQGPVDPANWFGIRKRYPNLGYIQNHLQVLVLLVFEAVVYRCQEYYRKQHQLVPPLTQTIFEDATRQNLDKGLLNCIKYFINYFFYKFGLEICFLVTVNVIGQRMNFMVIFHGCWLVVILTRRRRQAIAKLWPKYCLFLALFLIFQYLLCVGIPPVLCIDYPWRWSHTLPITSVLIKWMYFPDFFVKPNSINLMSDFLLLLCASQQWKVFANEQTEEWVQLAGDNREQLEPLQGEPNPVPNFVNCRSYLDMVKVCVFCYLFWFVLVIVFVAGANRISIFGLGYLMACFYLLLFGTAMLRWSLRARLILWDCLILYNVTVIIAKNMLSLLSCVFVQQMQNSFCWVIQLFSLACTVKGYYDPKDVDKNQDCTLPVEEAGIIWDSICFIFLLLQRRVFLSYYFLHVLADLRASALQASRGFALFKARMIKQMTSHHQAEKKSLVQLKRQMQRIRAKQEKYHQGQLARDSEEATEADTPASGTRKDPAQQRKRWWRPWLDHATVLHSGDYFLFETDSEEDEESAVEDPRPPKQSAFQLAYQAWVTNTKSVLREHQRQEKEEQERDPAQDASSPGDETKEETQPGELPDESCSQEEEEEETASGKSHVVQRVLNGLRFLWVLCQAMVDSLTRWLQAFTKEHEHLSTILGLERFVLAQQLDQAEEVQRGILDRLYQPPPPADNTSEDTALPGTAAESPNSMASRQWLRRGEVFSAESTGYDSRSASEEQIPAADPPDNAGLLPSSSQELLACAKGRPRTASELLLSRHVSFEELEESKEFYRSQNCFVQLLLACYHLVAGHSDLLCYFIIVLNNMVTASVISIVLPILVFLWAMLSIPRPSKCFWMTAIVFTEVMVVLKYLFQFGFFPWNSYTTMVRYEGKPFFAPRILGIEKTDNYIKYDLIQLLVLFFHRSLLLSYGLWDHGEDLLAKPQLERGESPVSTKEKEELEEPLASASLAAENVVEEAEGKPEPEVQKGIRSRFRRKKRKKQQLNISPDEQGEAAPEIQEQEGEEEEEKEKKKKKSGPSREKVKAAKRRMTYFFVSAAERMLRPARQFFQDILHSKYRAATDVYALMFLADVVDFIIIIFGFWAFGKHSAAADIASSLSEDQVPQAFLVMLLIQFSTMVVDRALYLRKSVLGKLIFQIILVFGIHIWMFFILPAVTERRFSLNTVAQLWYFVKCIYFGLSAYQIRCGYPTRILGNFLTKKYNHLNLFLFQGFRLVPFLVELRAVMDWVWTDTTLSLSNWMCVEDIYANIFIIKCSRETEKKYPQPKGQKKKKIVKYGMGGLIILFLICIIWFPLLFMSLVRSVVGVVNHPIDVTVALKLGGYEPLFTMSAQQQSIQAFTSQDYEKLTDKFERQPLAMQFITQYGYEDITWARIEGSSGSLWSISPPSRKQLWQELRDGSSDITLRFTWNFQRDLRKGGKTEYTTQKHTMDLGQNSLVRRNLARLLQGTHRDPVRISHLFPPYIRAPSGPEADPVEALLPDGEESYVDVEVQLKQQQVQPGNSSTSVLEWWMIQLADCQSDCHILPMVIFSDKVSPPSLGFLAGYGILGLYVSIVLVIGKFVRGFFSEISHSIMFEELPCVDRILKLCNNVFLVRETGELELEEELYAKLIFLYRSPETMIKWTREKE; encoded by the exons GTCACACTGGACGACTCCTCCGCGCTGTCTTGGGAACCAGCATTGTTTTCCTTCTTGCTCATTTGATCTTCCAAATATGCCTTTACACTGTGCCCAGCTTGGACCAGCTCCTGGGGAGCAACT GCAGCACGTGGGAAACACTCTCTCAGCACATCGGGGTCACAAG gctgGACCTAAACGACATCCCCAATTCGATGCGCTTGGTAGCCCCCGACGTGGGGATCCTGCTGGTCTCGGCCATCTGCCTTGGCGTCTGCAGCCGTTTGCAGCCAGCAAGAGGCACCATCCCCTGGAGCAAGGCGTCTGAACAG gAAGAAGCGGCCATAGATGAGGGCCAGTCAAAGCCCCAAGGAGGAGCTGATGTTCTGGCCCCGGACTCTCTGAGGCAGCGGGCGCAGTTGGCCGCTCGGCTCCGGGTAACGGCTCACGGGTTCTTGATGGTGGTTGGAAAAATCTTGGCTCTTGTGCTACTTGCACTGGCAG GGATCACCTTGCCCTCCGCCTTCTCCAGTGTCTACTACCTGCTGTTTGTGGGCCTCAGCACCTGGTGGGCCTGCCATTTCTCCATTAGCCACCTGGCCTTCAACACTTTGTGCGTCATGGTTGACGTCTTTGCCGGGGGCCACCTCATTTGCCTGTATGGCTACCAGACCCCCTTCATGCAGAAAGTCTTTCCACCCACTGGCCTCTGGGCACG GTTATTTGGCTTGAAGGCCATCATCCTCCCCGCAGACTGCAGCCAGCCCAACTTGCTGCTGCTCGACGTCAGCCTCCCCTGGCCTGTGTATGTGAATCCGGGCATCCTCTTGCTGCTCTATTACGTTTTGGCTACCTTGGTGAAGCTCCGAAGGTTGCACTCCTGTGAGCAG AGAGATTCCGAGTCTTCAACCTCAGAGGTTCTGGAGCTGGAAAACCGGTCGAAGCGCAAAGACCACCTGCCTGAAGACGCCAAG CCGATGCTGATCCAGGAGACCGAGGCTTCTGGGGCAGACCCTGAGGACCACACTGTGCATGAGCTTGAGGGGACCAATCACTCAG CCATCCAGAAGCAGGAGCGTCACAAggagaagctgcagctgcttcatTCCTTGGGCCACGTCGTCATGAAGCAGAGCTACGTTTGCGCCCTCATTGCAATGATG GTGTGGAGCATCACCTACCACAGCTGGCTGACCTTTGTGCTGTTGCTGTGGGCATGCCTCATCTGGATCGTGCGCAACAGGCACCACTTTGCCATGCTGTGCTCCCCCTTCATCCTTCTGTATGGCATCACCCTCTGCAGCCTGCAATACGTGTGGGGGATGGACCTGGAACGGGAACTGCCAACCAAGGTTGGCTTCATGCCCCTGGAGCAGCTGGGGCTGGTGCGACCCCCGTACCCCTGCCTGTACCTAGGAGCCAAG CTCCTTTATACCTTGACCTTTTGGCTTCTGGTGCGACAATTCGTGAAGGAGAAGCTGCTGAAAAAGAAACCTGTTTCTGCCCCGCTGATGGAAGTGACCGTTACAGAGGCTG GGCCAGGCCCCAAGCGTGATGTCCTGAAGGTCCTGGGGAGCTACGTGAAAGGCTTCTACGCCAAGTTCTGGATCTTAGTCTGTGCAGGCATGTTCATTGTGGTCAGCTTTGCTGGACGCCTGGTGGTCTACAAAATTGTCTAcatgttcctcttcctcctgttcctcaccCTCTTCCAG GTCTACTACAGTCTCTGGCGGAAACTCTTGAAGGCCTTCTGGTGGTTTGTGGTCGCTTACACCATGCTGGTTCTTATAGCTGTTTACACCTTCCAGTTCGAGGACTTCCCCATGTACTGGAGGAACCTCACCCATCTGACTGATGAACA ACTGGGTGACCTCGGCCTGGAGCAATTCAGCGTCTCAGAGCTCTTCTCCAGCATCTTCATCCCCGGCTTCTTCCTGCTGGCCTGTATCCTTCAGCTCCACTACTTCCACCGTCCGTTCATGCGCATCACCGACCTGGAGCGCATCATCTCACCAGG GAAGGGAGAGATTAGTGGGAGCCAGGTGCTGCTTCCGGCTGAAGGTGGCGAAGCAGAAGACCGTGAGCCAGAAGACGACATTGATGCCTCTTCGGAGG AGGGCGCGCCCGGCAAGTGGGGCCTTGTGCTGGAACGTCTGTTGGTGCTGGGGAAGAGGTTCTCGGACATTCTCGGCCACATCCAGGTCTTTGTCCTGCGCCTGCTGGAGCTGCACATTTTGAAGTTGGTGGCTCTGTACATCATCTGGGTCACTTTGCAGGAG GTGTCGGTGATGAACTTCCTGCTGGTGGTGCTCTGGGCCTTTGCTGTGCCCTACAGCCGCTTCTGCCACATGGCCTCTTGCCTCTCCACCATCTGGGCCTGCATCATCATTGTCTGCAAGATGCTGTACCAGTTGAAGATTGTCAACCCACAAGACTATGCCAATAACTGCAGCTTG CCTCTGCTCAATAGCACCAACCTCCAGCCAGAGGAGATCGGCAATTCTACCCTCTACCAGGGACCCGTCGACCCAGCAAATTGGTTTGGTATCCGCAAGAGATACCCCAACCTGGGTTACATCCAG aaCCATCTGCAAGTTTTGGTCCTGCTGGTTTTTGAAGCTGTTGTGTATCGATGCCAGGAGTACTATCGCAAGCAACACCAGCTGGTGCCTCCGCTCACCCAGACCATCTTTGAGGATGCAACACGGCAGAACCTAGATAAAGGCCTGCTGAACTGCATCAAGTACTTCATCAACTACTTCTTCTACAAGTTTGGCCTTGAG ATTTGCTTTCTAGTGACGGTGAACGTGATTGGCCAGCGCATGAACTTCATGGTGATCTTCCACGGATGCTGGCTGGTTGTCATCCTGACACGGAGGCGGCGTCAGGCCATTGCCAAGCTCTGGCCCAAGTACTGTCTCTTCCTGGCCCTCTTCCTCATCTTCCAGTACCTTCTCTGTGTTGGGATTCCTCCAGTTCTCTGCATCG ATTACCCCTGGAGGTGGAGCCACACCCTTCCCATCACCTCTGTTCTCATCAAGTGGATGTACTTCCCTGACTTCTTCGTGAAACCCAATTCTATCAATCTCATGA GCGACTTCCTCTTGCTGCTCTGCGCATCTCAGCAGTGGAAAGTCTTTGCCAATGAGCAAACGGAGGAGTGGGTGCAATTGGCTGGTGACAACAGGGAGCAGCTTGAGCCCCTGCAGGGGGAGCCAAACCCGGTGCCCAATTTTGTCAATTGCAG GTCCTACCTGGACATGGTCAAGGTGTGTGTGTTCTGCTACCTCTTCTGGTTCGTCTTGGTCATCGTCTTCGTCGCGGGGGCCAATCGCATCAGCATCTTTGGCCTGGGCTACCTGATGGCCTGCTTCTATCTGCTGCTTTTTGGCACTGCCATGTTGCGCTGGTCCCTGCGAGCCCGCCTGATACTGTGGGACTGCTTGATTCTCTACAATGTGACGGTGATCATCGCCAAGAATATGCTCTCG CTCCTGTCCTGCGTTTTCGTCCAGCAAATGCAGAACAGCTTCTGTTGGGTCATTCAGCTCTTCAGCCTGGCCTGCACCGTCAAGGGATACTATGACC CCAAGGATGTGGACAAGAACCAGGACTGCACGCTGCCTGTGGAGGAAGCCGGCATCATCTGGGACAGcatctgtttcatttttctgctCCTCCAGCGCAGAGTCTTCCTCAGCTACTACTTTTTGCATGTCTTGGCTGACCTCAGGGCTTCAGCCCTGCAGGCCTCCAG GGGCTTTGCACTTTTCAAAGCCAGGATGATCAAGCAGATGACCTCCCACCACCAGGCTGAAAAGAAATCATTGGTCCAACTTAAGCGGCA GATGCAACGGATTCGAGCCAAGCAGGAGAAGTACCACCAGGGACAGCTGGCCAGAGATTCCGAGGAGGCCACGGAGGCAGACACGCCAG CCTCAGGCACCAGGAAGGACCCTGCCCAGCAAAGGAAGCGCTGGTGGCGCCCGTGGTTGGATCACGCCACAG TGCTGCACTCAGGGGATTACTTCTTGTTTGAGACGGACAGCGAGGAGGATGAGGAATCAGCCGTGGAGGATCCGAGGCCCCCAAAGCAGAGTGCCTTCCAG CTGGCCTACCAGGCCTGGGTCACCAACACCAAGTCCGTGCTGCGTGAGCACCAGCGCCAGGAGAAAGAGGAACAGGAGAGGGATCCAGCCCAAGACGCCTCTTCCCCAG GTGATGAAACCAAAGAGGAGACTCAGCCAGGTGAATTGCCAGATgagagttgcagccaggaggaggaggaggaggagacagctTCAG GGAAGAGCCACGTCGTGCAGCGGGTGCTCAACGGCCTGCGCTTCCTGTGGGTGCTGTGCCAGGCCATGGTGGACAGCCTGACCCGGTGGCTGCAGGCCTTCACCAAGGAGCATGAGCATCTGTCCACCATCCTGGGCCTGGAGAGGTTTGTGCTCGCCCAGCAGCTGGATCAG GCAGAGGAAGTACAGAGGGGCATCCTGGACAGGTTGTACCAGCCGCCCCCACCGGCCGACAACACCTCGGAGGACACAGCCTTGCCTGGGACAGCGGCAGAATCGCCCAACAGCATGGCTTCCAGGCAG TGGCTGCGACGGGGC GAGGTCTTCAGCGCTGAAAGTACCGGCTACGACTCCCGGAGCGCCAGCGAGGAGCAAATTCCAGCTGCGGATCCTCCGGACAACGCGGGGCTCCTTCCCAGCAGCTCCCAGGAGCTGCTGGCTTGCGCCAAGGGCCGACCCCGCACCGCCAGCGAATTGCTACTGAGCAG GCACGTCTCTTTCGAGGAGTTGGAAGAATCCAAGGAGTTCTACCGTTCCCAGAACTGCTTTGTGCAGCTGCTGCTGGCCTGTTACCACCTCGTGGCAGGGCACTCGGACCTGCTGTGCTACTTCATCATCGTCCTCAACAACATGGTCACGGCCTCGGTCATCTCGATCGTCCTGCCCATCCTCGTCTTCCTGTGGGCCATGCTGTCCATCCCACGTCCCAGCAAGTGCTTCTGGATGACGGCCATCGTGTTCACAGAG GTGATGGTGGTGCTGAAGTACCTTTTCCAGTTCGGCTTCTTCCCCTGGAATAGCTACACCACTATGGTGCGCTATGAGGGCAAGCCTTTCTTTGCCCCTCGCATCCTGGGCATCGAGAAAACCGACAACTACATCAAATACGACCTGATCCAGCTGTTGGTGCTCTTCTTTCACCGCTCCCTGCTCCTG AGCTACGGCCTGTGGGACCACGGAGAAGACCTGCTGGCCAAACCTCAGCTGGAGAGAGGAGAATCGCCAGTGTCaaccaaggaaaaggaagagttgGAAGAGCCTTTGGCATCGGCCAGCCTTGCGGCAGAGAACGTGGTGGAGGAGGCAGAGGGGAAGCCAGAACCAGAGGTGCAGAAGGGGATCCGCTCACGGTTCAGAAGGAAAAAGcgaaagaagcagcagctgaacaTATCTCCAGACGAGCAAGGGGAAGCAG CCCCAGAAATTCAGGagcaggaaggagaggaggaggaagagaaggagaagaagaagaaaaaatcggGCCCATCCCGAGAAAAGGTTAAGGCTGCCAAACGCCGAATGACATACTTCTTTGTCTCTGC AGCAGAGCGCATGCTCCGGCCAGCACGGCAGTTCTTCCAGGACATTCTGCACAGCAAGTACCGCGCCGCCACGGATGTCTATGCTCTCATGTTCCTGGCTGATGTGGTAgacttcatcatcatcatttttggcTTCTGGGCCTTTGGA AAACACTCTGCGGCAGCCGACATCGCGTCCTCGCTCTCCGAAGACCAGGTGCCCCAGGCGTTCCTGGTGATGCTGCTGATTCAGTTCTCCACCATGGTCGTAGACCGGGCGCTCTACCTGCGCAAGAGTGTCCTGGGTAAACTCATCTTCCAGATCATCTTGGTCTTCGGCATTCACATCTGGATGTTCTTTATTTTACCTGCAGTCACTGAGAG GAGGTTCAGCTTGAATACCGTGGCCCAGCTGTGGTACTTTGTGAAGTGCATCTACTTTGGCCTCTCCGCCTACCAGATTCGCTGTGGTTACCCTACTCGCATCTTGGGGAATTTCCTCACCAAGAAATACAACCACCTGAACCTCTTCCTCTTCCAAGG GTTTCGCCTGGTGCCTTTCTTGGTGGAGCTGCGAGCCGTCATGGACTGGGTCTGGACTGACACCACCTTGTCCCTCTCCAACTGGATGTGTGTGGAAGACATCTATGCCAACATCTTCATCATCAAGTGTAGTCGAGAGACAGAGAAG AAATACCCACAACCCAAGggtcagaaaaagaagaagattgtCAAATACGGCATGGGGGGCCTCATCATCCTCTTCCTCATCTGCATCATCTGGTTCCCGCTGCTCTTCATGTCGCTCGTGCGCTCCGTGGTGGGTGTGGTCAATCACCCCATCGACGTCACCGTCGCCCTCAAGTTGGGTGGCTACGAG CCCCTCTTCACCATGAGTGCTCAGCAGCAGTCCATCCAAGCTTTCACTTCCCAGGACTATGAAAAGTTGACGGATAAGTTTGAACGGCAGCCG CTGGCCATGCAGTTCATCACCCAGTACGGCTACGAGGACATCACCTGGGCCCGCATCGAGGGAAGCTCGGGGTCCTTGTGGAGCATCAGCCCTCCCAGCCGGAAGCAGCTTTGGCAGGAGTTGCGCGATGGTTCCTCAGACATCACCCTGCGCTTCACCTGGAATTTCCAAAG GGATCTCCGCAAAGGAGGGAAGACGGAATACaccacccagaagcacaccatgGATCTGGGCCAGAACAGCCTCGTGAGGCGAAATCTGGCTAGGCTGCTGCAGGGCACCCATCGTGACCCTGT GCGGAtttcccatctcttcccacccTATATACGGGCGCCCAGTGGCCCCGAGGCTGACCCCGTTGAGGCCCTGCTCCCAG ACGGGGAGGAGAGCTACGTGGATGTTGAAGTGCAGCTGAAACAGCAGCAGGTCCAGCCTGGGAACAGCAGCACCAGCGTCCTGGAGTGGTGGATGATCCAGCTGGCTGACTGCCAGTCAGACTGCCACATCCTGCCCATGGTCATCTTCAGTGACAAAGTCAGCCCCCCCAGCCTTGGCTTCCTGGCAGGATACGG GATCCTGGGTCTTTACGTCTCCATCGTGCTGGTGATTGGCAAGTTCGTGCGGGGCTTCTTCAGCGAGATCTCCCACTCCATCATGTTTGAGGAGCTGCCCTGCGTCGACCGCATCCTTAAGCTGTGCAACAACGTCTTTCTGGTTCGGGAGACCGGAGAACTGGAGTTAGAAGAGGAGCTGTACGCTAAGCTCATCTTCCTGTACCGCTCACCGGAGACGATGATCAAGTGGACACGGGAGAAGGAATGA